From the genome of Methylocystis bryophila, one region includes:
- a CDS encoding DUF1348 family protein has product MTTRPPVPPFTLETATQKVRGAEDAWNSRDPERVALVYTEDTEWRNRAEFPKGREAVKQFLKRKWEKELDYRLIKELWAFGDNRLAVRFAYEWRDDSGNWFRSYGNENWEFTEAGLMRRRFASINDLPIKPDERLYHWPLGGRPDDHPGLSALGL; this is encoded by the coding sequence ATGACCACCCGCCCGCCCGTGCCGCCCTTCACGCTCGAGACTGCGACGCAAAAGGTGCGTGGCGCCGAGGACGCCTGGAACTCGCGCGATCCTGAGCGTGTCGCGCTCGTCTATACCGAAGACACCGAGTGGCGGAACCGCGCCGAATTCCCGAAAGGGCGCGAGGCGGTCAAGCAGTTCCTGAAGCGCAAATGGGAGAAAGAGCTCGACTACCGCCTCATCAAGGAGCTCTGGGCCTTTGGCGACAATCGGCTGGCGGTGCGTTTTGCTTATGAGTGGCGTGACGATTCGGGCAATTGGTTTCGAAGCTACGGGAACGAGAACTGGGAATTCACCGAGGCGGGCCTGATGCGGCGCCGTTTTGCGAGCATCAACGATCTGCCGATCAAGCCCGACGAGCGCCTCTACCACTGGCCGCTCGGGGGGCGCCCCGACGATCATCCGGGCTTGAGCGCGTTGGGCCTTTGA
- the fhcD gene encoding formylmethanofuran--tetrahydromethanopterin N-formyltransferase: MSQLTRRGVRIDDSFAEAFPMAGTGLVITAPTRKWAMIAAQTATGYATSVIGCDCEAGVDRELSPKETPDGRPGVRILAFGFSTKAVEKALVNRVGQCLLTCPGTAVFSAMDGDVKIKVGDSMRQFGDRWQISKAIDGKRFWRVPVMDGEFLVESQVGVVKKCVGGGNLLVMGEDWDKTMRATEAGVAAIAKVPDTITPFPGGIVRSGSKVGSKYKGMSASTNDAYCPTLRGVTASALDPDIGCVLEIVIDGLSNEAVALAMRAAIKAIVALGPKTGAKRIGAGNYGGKLGPFHYHLKDLLP; this comes from the coding sequence ATGTCGCAGCTGACCCGCCGGGGCGTCCGCATCGACGACAGTTTCGCCGAGGCCTTTCCGATGGCCGGCACGGGGCTAGTCATCACCGCGCCGACGCGCAAATGGGCGATGATCGCCGCGCAGACGGCGACCGGCTACGCAACCTCGGTCATCGGCTGCGACTGCGAGGCGGGCGTCGATCGCGAGCTTTCGCCGAAGGAAACGCCGGACGGGCGTCCGGGCGTGCGCATCCTCGCTTTCGGCTTCTCGACCAAGGCGGTCGAGAAGGCGCTCGTCAATCGTGTCGGACAATGCCTCCTCACCTGCCCGGGCACCGCCGTCTTCTCGGCGATGGACGGCGACGTGAAGATCAAGGTCGGCGATTCGATGCGTCAGTTCGGCGATCGCTGGCAGATTTCGAAGGCGATAGACGGCAAGCGTTTCTGGCGTGTGCCGGTGATGGACGGCGAGTTTCTCGTCGAATCCCAGGTCGGCGTCGTCAAGAAATGCGTCGGCGGCGGCAACCTTCTCGTGATGGGCGAGGATTGGGACAAGACGATGCGCGCGACCGAGGCGGGCGTCGCGGCGATCGCTAAGGTCCCGGATACGATCACGCCCTTTCCCGGCGGCATCGTGCGCTCGGGCTCGAAGGTCGGCTCGAAATACAAGGGCATGTCCGCGTCCACCAATGACGCCTATTGCCCAACCTTGCGCGGCGTGACCGCAAGCGCGCTCGATCCCGACATCGGCTGCGTGCTCGAGATCGTCATCGACGGGCTTTCGAATGAGGCGGTGGCGCTCGCGATGCGCGCCGCTATCAAGGCCATCGTCGCGCTCGGCCCCAAGACGGGCGCAAAGCGCATCGGCGCCGGCAACTATGGCGGCAAGCTCGGACCGTTCCACTATCATTTGAAGGATCTTTTGCCGTGA
- a CDS encoding formylmethanofuran dehydrogenase subunit C, which yields MKPLVFTLRSEPAQRLDLSKLTPDRLLGKSVKEIEAIDLATTKAAVKVGDVFKLRAGDPHELRFEGGSERFDLLGAKLLAGYSIHVNGDVGMGLGRQAQGGAIAVRGDAGAYVASGMTAGRIEIDGDAGDFLCGPLAGELAGMSGGRVIVRGSVGNRAGDRLRRGIVVIEGDAGEDLGSRAIAGTIVLLGHAAGRLGYLNKRASLVLSQRRDFGPTYVDCGAHNFSFAKLFARALNEDSRRAARLLNQRLQRYAGDTAVYGKGEILTPA from the coding sequence GTGAAGCCGCTGGTGTTCACGCTCCGTAGCGAGCCCGCGCAAAGGCTCGACCTCTCGAAGCTCACGCCCGATCGTCTGCTCGGCAAGAGCGTCAAGGAGATCGAGGCGATCGATCTCGCGACGACGAAGGCCGCGGTCAAGGTCGGCGACGTCTTCAAGCTGCGCGCCGGCGATCCGCATGAGCTGCGTTTCGAGGGCGGCTCGGAGCGTTTCGACCTTCTCGGCGCGAAGCTGTTGGCGGGCTATTCGATCCATGTCAACGGCGACGTCGGGATGGGGCTCGGGCGCCAGGCGCAGGGCGGGGCGATTGCGGTCCGCGGTGACGCCGGCGCTTATGTCGCGAGCGGCATGACGGCGGGACGTATCGAGATCGACGGAGACGCCGGCGATTTCCTTTGCGGACCCTTGGCCGGCGAGCTCGCCGGCATGTCGGGCGGCCGCGTGATTGTGCGCGGCTCGGTTGGCAATCGCGCCGGGGATCGGCTGCGACGCGGGATCGTTGTGATCGAAGGCGACGCGGGCGAAGATTTGGGCTCGCGCGCCATTGCGGGGACCATTGTGCTGCTCGGCCATGCCGCGGGGCGGCTGGGCTATCTCAACAAGCGCGCATCCCTCGTCCTCTCGCAGCGTCGAGATTTTGGTCCGACCTACGTCGATTGTGGCGCCCACAACTTTTCCTTTGCGAAGCTCTTTGCCAGGGCGCTCAATGAAGACAGTCGTCGCGCCGCCCGCCTGTTGAACCAGCGGCTTCAGCGCTATGCCGGCGACACGGCGGTCTATGGCAAGGGCGAGATTCTGACGCCCGCGTGA
- a CDS encoding ribonuclease D has product MTVRLHQGDLPDGLDLGPAVAIDTETLGLNPHRDRLCLVQLSRGDGDAELVQIALGQKRAPNLERLLSDPNVLKIFHFARFDLAVLRQAFGATPQPVYCTKIASKLVRTYTDRHGLKDLVRELLGVEISKQQQSSDWGAAKLSEAQLSYAASDVLYLHELKARLDAMLMRESRLALAAQCFAFLPARAELDLAGWAETDIFAHS; this is encoded by the coding sequence ATGACCGTGCGGCTCCACCAGGGCGACCTGCCCGACGGCCTCGATCTCGGCCCGGCGGTCGCGATCGACACCGAAACCCTCGGGCTCAACCCGCATCGCGACCGGCTCTGCCTCGTGCAGCTTTCGCGCGGCGACGGCGACGCGGAGCTCGTCCAGATCGCTTTGGGGCAGAAGCGCGCGCCCAATCTGGAGCGCCTGCTCTCCGATCCCAACGTGCTGAAAATCTTCCATTTCGCGCGCTTCGACCTTGCCGTGCTCCGGCAAGCTTTCGGCGCGACGCCGCAGCCCGTCTATTGCACCAAGATCGCCTCGAAGCTCGTGCGCACCTATACGGATCGCCATGGACTCAAGGACCTCGTCCGCGAGCTGCTCGGCGTCGAAATCTCCAAGCAACAGCAGTCCTCGGACTGGGGGGCGGCAAAGCTCTCCGAGGCGCAGCTCTCCTATGCCGCATCGGACGTGCTCTACCTGCATGAGCTCAAGGCGCGGCTCGACGCGATGCTCATGCGTGAAAGCCGCCTGGCGCTTGCGGCGCAGTGTTTTGCTTTTCTCCCGGCTCGGGCCGAGCTTGACCTCGCGGGCTGGGCCGAGACCGATATTTTTGCGCATAGCTGA
- a CDS encoding KUP/HAK/KT family potassium transporter: MSETRSGWRGFSWQARAKRSAPHLPHAGLTSLTIGALGVVFGAIGTSPLYAIDQIFFGPAAVAATPENALGASSLVIWTITLVGAITYALLMLRAENDGEGGVFALYGLLHKYRFQGARVLLWALMLGAGLLFGDGMITPAISVLSAVEGLEVAAPNLAHFVAPLTVAILTALFALQFKGASRVGAIFGPLTLLWFVVIAAFGLAEIARAPEILAAFNPLHGLAFLANSGPRETLWVLSALILVVTGGEAMYADLGHFGAKPIRIAWFAVVFPALLLNYLGQCAHLLRGAPIPGDKLFFSLIPTPLLVPVILLATLATVSASQALISGTFSLAWQAIGIGFAPRLEVQHTHQAHAGQIYIPAANWGLYAGSIALVIAFGSSMAIAAAYGLAVAGVMLITSLAMIMVARRYWRWSRLQTALVWGPLTFVNAAFLVASSMKFFEGGFVPLTVGLAIFLAMATWRWGRKATFAAYAARSKLTMGEVVELHRSCTSFVERNALVMAPAAVRRMSDRAPALVGLLWNRYGVFPRNLVLVEVVHPKVPYIHENRYHVTVFDRDSARGCVIGVELRFGFMEEPNVERYLADMARHHEIDLPADPHRWVVHVAHENLLPAKDMNFLKMLRFRLFLFLRLVSRPAYYGYGLGDEVQLSAEILPVKVR; encoded by the coding sequence ATGAGTGAAACGCGTTCCGGCTGGAGAGGTTTCTCTTGGCAAGCGCGCGCGAAGCGCAGCGCTCCACATCTGCCGCACGCGGGCCTGACGAGCCTCACCATCGGCGCGCTCGGCGTCGTATTCGGCGCGATCGGCACCTCGCCGCTCTATGCGATCGACCAAATTTTTTTTGGTCCCGCCGCTGTCGCCGCCACACCCGAGAACGCGCTTGGCGCCAGCTCTCTCGTCATCTGGACGATCACGCTCGTCGGCGCGATCACTTATGCCCTGCTCATGCTGAGGGCCGAGAACGACGGCGAAGGCGGGGTCTTCGCCCTCTACGGCTTGCTGCATAAATATCGCTTTCAAGGCGCCCGCGTCCTGCTCTGGGCCCTGATGCTGGGCGCGGGCCTCTTGTTTGGCGACGGCATGATCACGCCGGCGATCAGCGTCTTGTCCGCAGTGGAGGGACTGGAAGTCGCGGCGCCGAACTTGGCGCATTTCGTCGCGCCGCTTACCGTTGCGATTCTGACGGCGCTTTTCGCGCTGCAGTTCAAGGGCGCATCACGCGTCGGCGCCATCTTCGGGCCGCTGACCTTGCTGTGGTTTGTGGTGATCGCGGCCTTCGGCCTCGCCGAGATTGCTCGCGCGCCCGAAATTTTGGCGGCGTTCAATCCCTTGCACGGCCTCGCTTTTCTCGCGAATTCCGGTCCGCGCGAGACGCTGTGGGTCTTGAGCGCGCTGATCCTCGTCGTCACGGGCGGCGAGGCGATGTATGCGGATCTTGGCCATTTCGGCGCGAAGCCCATCCGCATCGCATGGTTCGCGGTGGTCTTCCCCGCCCTCCTGCTCAACTATCTGGGGCAGTGCGCGCATCTCCTGAGGGGCGCCCCTATCCCCGGCGACAAGCTTTTCTTCAGCCTGATCCCGACGCCGCTGCTTGTTCCGGTCATCCTGTTGGCGACGCTCGCGACGGTGAGCGCCTCTCAGGCCCTGATCTCCGGGACTTTTTCATTGGCCTGGCAGGCGATCGGCATCGGCTTCGCCCCCCGCCTCGAGGTTCAGCACACGCATCAGGCGCACGCGGGCCAGATCTATATTCCCGCCGCCAATTGGGGACTCTACGCCGGCAGCATCGCGCTCGTTATCGCCTTCGGCTCCTCGATGGCGATCGCCGCCGCCTATGGCCTCGCCGTCGCGGGCGTGATGCTGATCACCTCGCTCGCGATGATCATGGTCGCGCGGCGTTATTGGCGATGGAGCCGGCTCCAGACCGCGCTTGTCTGGGGTCCCTTGACCTTCGTCAACGCCGCTTTTCTCGTCGCGAGTTCGATGAAATTCTTCGAGGGCGGTTTCGTGCCGCTCACGGTCGGATTGGCGATATTCTTAGCGATGGCGACCTGGCGTTGGGGCCGCAAGGCGACCTTCGCGGCCTATGCGGCGCGCTCCAAGCTCACCATGGGCGAGGTCGTCGAGCTTCACCGTTCCTGCACGAGCTTCGTCGAGCGCAATGCCCTCGTCATGGCGCCGGCGGCGGTGCGGCGCATGAGCGACCGCGCGCCTGCGCTCGTCGGCCTTTTGTGGAACCGCTACGGCGTCTTTCCGCGCAATCTCGTGCTCGTCGAGGTGGTCCATCCCAAGGTCCCCTATATCCACGAGAATCGCTATCACGTGACGGTGTTCGACCGCGACAGCGCCCGGGGCTGCGTGATCGGCGTCGAGCTTCGCTTCGGCTTCATGGAGGAGCCGAATGTCGAGCGCTATCTCGCCGACATGGCGCGGCACCACGAGATCGATCTGCCCGCGGACCCGCATAGATGGGTCGTGCATGTCGCGCATGAGAATCTGCTGCCGGCGAAGGACATGAATTTTCTGAAAATGCTGCGGTTTCGACTGTTTCTCTTCCTGCGCCTCGTCTCCCGGCCGGCCTATTACGGCTATGGCCTCGGCGACGAGGTGCAGCTCTCGGCCGAAATCCTGCCGGTCAAAGTGCGATAG
- a CDS encoding acetyl-CoA carboxylase carboxyltransferase subunit alpha, whose amino-acid sequence MRSYLDFEKPVADLETKVEELKQLASQGDAVSIAEELSKLEAKAAKALSDLYAALTPWQKIQVARHAERPHFSDYVRQLIADFTPLAGDRAFGEDDAIVGGFGRFRGEAVCVIGQEKGSDTQSRLKHNFGMARPEGYRKAVRLMELADRFGLPVISLVDTAGAFPGVDAEERGQAEAIARSTDISLALGVPNVAVILGEGGSGGAIAIAASNKVLMLEHAVYTVASPEASASILWRDSSKAQEAATSMKITAQDLLKFGIIDAIVPEPSGGAHRDPQAAIGAVGEALRTELQALANLSREQIATLRTEKFMAIGKKV is encoded by the coding sequence ATGCGCTCCTATCTCGACTTCGAAAAACCCGTCGCCGATCTCGAAACCAAGGTCGAGGAGCTCAAGCAGCTCGCAAGCCAAGGCGACGCAGTCTCCATCGCCGAGGAGCTCTCCAAGCTCGAGGCCAAGGCCGCCAAGGCGCTCAGCGATCTCTATGCAGCGCTGACGCCCTGGCAGAAGATCCAGGTCGCGCGCCATGCGGAGCGGCCGCATTTCTCCGATTACGTGCGCCAGCTCATCGCCGATTTCACGCCTCTCGCCGGCGACCGCGCCTTCGGGGAGGACGATGCGATCGTCGGGGGCTTCGGACGCTTTCGCGGCGAAGCGGTTTGCGTGATTGGCCAGGAGAAGGGCTCCGACACGCAAAGCCGCTTGAAGCACAATTTCGGCATGGCGCGTCCCGAGGGCTATCGCAAGGCCGTGCGGCTGATGGAGCTCGCCGACCGATTCGGCTTGCCGGTGATCTCTCTCGTCGACACTGCCGGCGCCTTTCCGGGCGTCGACGCCGAGGAGCGCGGCCAGGCCGAGGCGATCGCCCGCTCGACCGACATCTCGCTTGCGCTCGGCGTGCCGAATGTCGCGGTCATCTTGGGCGAGGGCGGGTCCGGCGGCGCCATCGCCATCGCCGCCTCGAACAAGGTGCTGATGCTCGAGCACGCGGTCTATACGGTCGCCTCGCCCGAAGCCTCCGCCTCGATCCTGTGGCGCGATTCAAGCAAAGCGCAGGAAGCGGCGACGAGCATGAAGATCACCGCGCAAGATCTCCTAAAGTTCGGCATCATCGACGCGATCGTGCCGGAGCCCTCGGGCGGCGCGCATCGCGATCCCCAAGCGGCGATCGGCGCCGTGGGCGAGGCGCTGCGCACCGAGCTTCAGGCGCTCGCCAATCTGTCGCGCGAGCAGATCGCGACGCTGCGCACGGAGAAATTCATGGCGATCGGCAAGAAGGTGTGA
- a CDS encoding formylmethanofuran dehydrogenase, whose protein sequence is MSHATLDGAPIALEDAYEHAARLLEAAKFPLIAGLGADAAGARAGILLAERLRGAYDHLASEAILADLEVMRSFAMFTTTPNEARLRADVVLLVGPGLAAQSPALFERLALEKGVHFQNGAARKIIWLGPKAGEGKIEGAEVETLSATREALPLILAALRARVGGRPVALAPAVAKKLDAVAETLRTARFGVAVWSGSSVDTLVVEALQGLLSDLNATTRFTGVPIGARSGAAGVTQLSGWMTGFPPRTGFGRGYPEHDPWRFEAKRLVESGETDAVLWISAYDGEAPPWKSGGPKTVTLAPKGAKPGRGLHIEIGRPGEDHDALEFSQAIAAFTLTQARAPSGAPSVAAAIAAIDARISEGVSC, encoded by the coding sequence ATGAGCCACGCAACGCTCGACGGGGCGCCGATCGCCCTCGAAGACGCTTATGAGCATGCCGCGCGTCTTCTCGAGGCCGCAAAATTTCCGCTCATTGCCGGATTAGGCGCCGACGCCGCGGGCGCTCGCGCCGGGATCCTTTTGGCCGAGCGGCTGCGCGGCGCTTACGATCATCTCGCTTCGGAGGCGATTCTCGCCGATCTCGAGGTGATGCGGAGCTTCGCCATGTTCACGACGACGCCGAACGAAGCGCGCCTGCGCGCTGACGTCGTGCTGCTCGTCGGCCCGGGGCTTGCGGCGCAATCCCCCGCGCTCTTCGAGCGGCTGGCGCTCGAAAAGGGCGTGCATTTCCAGAACGGCGCGGCGCGCAAGATCATCTGGCTCGGGCCGAAAGCCGGTGAAGGAAAGATCGAGGGCGCGGAGGTCGAAACTCTCTCGGCGACCCGCGAGGCTTTGCCGCTGATTCTCGCGGCGCTTCGCGCCCGCGTCGGCGGCCGCCCCGTGGCGCTCGCTCCCGCCGTGGCCAAGAAGCTGGACGCTGTCGCGGAGACGCTCAGAACCGCGCGCTTCGGCGTGGCGGTCTGGTCGGGCTCCAGCGTAGACACGCTCGTCGTCGAAGCGCTGCAAGGCCTGCTCTCCGACCTTAACGCGACGACGCGCTTCACCGGCGTCCCGATCGGCGCGCGCTCCGGCGCCGCGGGCGTCACGCAGCTCAGCGGCTGGATGACGGGCTTTCCTCCCCGCACGGGCTTTGGTCGCGGCTATCCCGAGCATGACCCCTGGCGCTTCGAGGCGAAGCGTCTCGTCGAAAGCGGCGAGACGGATGCGGTGTTGTGGATCTCCGCCTATGACGGCGAAGCGCCGCCGTGGAAATCGGGAGGCCCGAAAACCGTGACGCTTGCGCCCAAAGGCGCAAAGCCCGGACGCGGCCTCCATATCGAGATCGGCCGGCCCGGCGAGGATCACGACGCGCTCGAATTCTCGCAGGCGATCGCCGCTTTCACCTTGACCCAGGCGCGCGCGCCGAGCGGCGCGCCAAGCGTCGCAGCCGCGATCGCCGCGATCGACGCCAGGATTTCGGAGGGCGTTTCTTGCTGA
- a CDS encoding formylmethanofuran dehydrogenase subunit A, with protein MLTCIHGGHVIDPATGRDGVGDVWFENGRIVEKPEGRAPDASHDASGHVVMAGAIDIHSHIAGGNVNTARLLLPEMHRAIRARLAGTPLSTAKWSTYETGRLYAQMGFTTVVEPAMAPHSAIQTQLELADTPLLDTGALTVLGNDDFLLNQLRTGESETAISDYVARTVDATKSLGLKCINPGGVEGFKENMRVFGLDDVVPFYGVTSRQIIQALQKATQAVGIHHPLHLHMNNLGIAGNIETALATIDAVQGLPLHLAHVQFYAYGKEGKNAFSSAAAAFAEKVNANKNVSVDVGAVMFSDTVTVSSDVLKQFNSMPGAVPKKGAIFDGDANGGGIVPYAYKISNYYNAVQWAAGLELFLLIDDPHQVFFTTDHPNGGPFTTYPELFALLMSADLRAQWLSRLPAEVLEVTKLAEIKREYTLYEIAQMSRSGAAKLFGFTDRGKLAPGAVADIAVYKDQRDKAGMFRNAALVFKDGELIVEAGEVKRYKRGRTLHTSPKFDGAIERRLDRYYDDLYGLPRTIFDVPQAALPNADAFAEVACRS; from the coding sequence TTGCTGACCTGCATTCACGGCGGCCATGTGATCGACCCCGCGACGGGGCGCGACGGCGTTGGCGACGTCTGGTTCGAGAACGGCCGGATCGTCGAGAAGCCGGAAGGGCGCGCGCCGGACGCAAGCCACGACGCGTCGGGTCATGTCGTCATGGCCGGAGCGATCGACATCCATTCCCACATCGCCGGCGGCAATGTGAACACGGCGCGGCTGCTGTTGCCGGAGATGCATCGCGCGATTCGCGCGCGGCTCGCTGGCACGCCGCTCTCGACGGCCAAATGGTCGACCTATGAGACGGGCCGGCTCTATGCGCAGATGGGCTTCACCACTGTGGTCGAGCCCGCCATGGCGCCCCACAGCGCGATCCAGACGCAACTCGAGCTGGCTGATACGCCGCTGCTCGACACCGGCGCGCTGACCGTGCTCGGCAATGACGACTTTCTCTTAAATCAGCTGCGCACGGGCGAGAGCGAGACCGCGATCAGCGACTATGTCGCGCGCACCGTGGACGCGACCAAGAGCCTGGGGTTGAAATGCATCAACCCGGGCGGGGTCGAAGGCTTCAAGGAGAACATGCGCGTCTTCGGGCTCGACGACGTCGTGCCCTTCTATGGCGTCACCTCGCGCCAGATCATCCAGGCGCTGCAAAAGGCGACGCAGGCGGTCGGCATTCACCATCCGCTGCATCTGCACATGAACAACCTCGGCATCGCCGGCAATATCGAGACGGCGCTCGCGACGATCGACGCCGTGCAGGGCCTGCCGCTGCATCTCGCGCATGTGCAGTTCTACGCTTATGGCAAGGAAGGCAAGAACGCCTTCTCGTCGGCCGCCGCGGCCTTCGCCGAGAAGGTCAACGCCAATAAGAACGTCAGCGTCGATGTCGGCGCGGTGATGTTCTCCGACACGGTCACCGTCTCCTCCGACGTGTTGAAGCAGTTCAACAGCATGCCGGGCGCGGTCCCGAAGAAGGGCGCGATCTTCGACGGCGACGCCAACGGCGGCGGCATCGTGCCATACGCCTATAAGATCTCGAACTACTACAACGCCGTGCAATGGGCGGCGGGGCTCGAGCTGTTCCTGCTCATCGACGATCCGCACCAAGTCTTCTTCACGACGGATCATCCGAACGGCGGACCCTTCACCACTTATCCCGAGCTCTTCGCGCTGTTGATGAGCGCGGATCTGCGCGCGCAATGGCTTTCGCGCCTTCCGGCGGAAGTCCTGGAGGTTACGAAGCTCGCGGAGATCAAGCGCGAATACACGCTCTATGAGATCGCGCAGATGAGCCGGTCCGGCGCCGCCAAGCTCTTCGGCTTCACCGATCGCGGCAAGCTCGCTCCCGGCGCCGTCGCCGACATCGCGGTCTACAAGGATCAGAGAGACAAAGCCGGCATGTTCCGTAATGCGGCGCTCGTCTTCAAGGATGGCGAGCTCATCGTTGAAGCGGGCGAGGTCAAGCGCTACAAGCGCGGACGGACGCTCCACACGAGTCCCAAATTCGACGGGGCGATCGAGCGCCGTCTCGATCGTTATTACGACGATCTCTACGGGCTGCCGCGCACGATCTTCGACGTGCCGCAGGCGGCGCTTCCCAACGCCGACGCCTTTGCGGAGGTCGCATGTCGCAGCTGA
- a CDS encoding UvrD-helicase domain-containing protein, with the protein MFPLSSAAPSLSQQAQAYVQGARYLAALNPEQRAGVETLDGPVLVLAGAGTGKTRVLTTRIAHILATGRARAYEILAVTFTNKAAREMRERVEALVGEGVEAIQWLGTFHAISAKILRRHAELVGLKPNFTILDTDDQIRLLKQALKAENIDDKRWPARALAHQIDAWKNRGLSPAQVPAGEAHSFANGKGGVLYALYQERLKILNAVDFGDLLLESLRLFRERPDVLAEFHRRFKYILVDEYQDTNTAQYLWLRLIAQGRRNLCCVGDDDQSVYGWRGAEVENILRFEQDFPGAKIVRLERNYRSTGHILAAASHLIAHNEGRLGKTLFTDGALGDKPTVTGVWDSEEEARAVGEEIEQLQRRGHALEEIAILVRASFQMREFEERFITLGLPYRVIGGPRFYERAEIRDALAYLRCVSSPADDLAFERIVNTPKRGLGDATLQLLHEYARRESVPLTHAARVLTESEEIRPKPRATLRGFIDDIERWRALSETKPHHELAETVLEESGYTDMWREEKTPDAAGRLENLKELVRAMEEFPDLSAFLEHVSLVMEVDEAAGSERVSIMTLHGAKGLEFETVFLPGWEEGLFPHQRSLDDNGRAGLEEERRLAYVGLTRAKRRAKIFFATNRRIHGLWQATMPSRFIDELPAANVEVVESASASQYGAYGVSRFAGLDRYSSGYDTPGWRRAKEAKSQPQGKRAAPPIIEGRVLSKSTASAPFEKGARVMHLKFGPGTVQEVDGDKLSVAFDHAGTKMVKAAFLERG; encoded by the coding sequence ATGTTCCCATTGTCTTCAGCCGCCCCCTCGCTCTCCCAGCAGGCGCAAGCCTATGTTCAGGGCGCGCGCTATCTTGCCGCGCTCAACCCCGAGCAGCGGGCCGGCGTCGAGACGCTCGACGGTCCCGTGCTCGTGCTCGCCGGCGCCGGCACCGGCAAGACGCGCGTGCTCACGACCCGCATCGCGCATATTCTGGCCACGGGCCGCGCCCGCGCCTATGAAATTCTCGCCGTCACCTTCACCAATAAGGCGGCGCGCGAGATGCGCGAGCGCGTCGAGGCGCTCGTCGGCGAGGGCGTCGAGGCGATCCAATGGCTCGGCACCTTTCACGCGATCAGCGCCAAGATCCTGCGCCGGCACGCCGAGCTCGTGGGCTTGAAGCCGAATTTCACGATCCTCGACACGGACGATCAGATCCGCCTGTTGAAGCAGGCGCTCAAGGCCGAGAACATCGACGACAAGCGCTGGCCGGCGCGCGCGTTGGCGCATCAGATCGACGCCTGGAAGAATCGCGGCCTCTCTCCCGCGCAGGTCCCCGCCGGAGAGGCGCATAGCTTCGCCAATGGCAAGGGCGGCGTCCTCTACGCGCTCTATCAGGAGCGCCTGAAAATCTTGAACGCGGTCGACTTCGGCGATCTGCTGCTCGAAAGCCTGCGGCTCTTTCGCGAGCGCCCCGACGTGCTCGCCGAGTTCCACCGGCGCTTCAAATATATTCTCGTCGACGAGTATCAGGATACGAACACCGCGCAATATCTCTGGCTGCGGCTCATCGCGCAGGGCCGGCGCAATCTCTGCTGCGTCGGCGACGACGATCAGAGCGTCTATGGCTGGCGCGGCGCCGAGGTCGAGAACATTCTTCGCTTCGAGCAGGACTTTCCCGGCGCCAAGATCGTGCGGCTCGAGCGCAACTACCGCTCCACGGGTCACATCCTCGCCGCCGCCTCGCATCTCATCGCCCATAATGAGGGGCGTCTCGGCAAGACGCTTTTCACCGACGGCGCGCTGGGCGACAAGCCGACGGTGACGGGCGTCTGGGACAGTGAGGAGGAGGCGCGCGCAGTCGGCGAGGAGATCGAGCAGCTGCAAAGGCGCGGCCATGCGCTGGAGGAGATCGCCATCCTGGTGCGCGCGTCTTTCCAGATGCGCGAGTTCGAGGAGCGCTTCATCACGCTGGGGCTGCCCTATCGCGTCATTGGCGGCCCGCGCTTCTATGAGCGCGCCGAAATTCGCGACGCGCTCGCCTATCTGCGCTGCGTGTCCTCTCCCGCCGACGATCTCGCCTTCGAGCGCATCGTCAATACGCCGAAGCGCGGCTTGGGCGACGCCACTTTGCAGTTGCTGCACGAATATGCGCGGCGCGAGAGCGTGCCGCTAACGCATGCCGCGCGCGTGTTGACAGAAAGCGAGGAGATCAGGCCCAAGCCGCGCGCGACGCTGCGGGGCTTTATCGACGATATCGAGCGCTGGCGCGCGCTGAGCGAGACGAAGCCGCATCACGAGCTTGCCGAGACGGTGCTGGAAGAGTCGGGCTACACCGACATGTGGCGCGAGGAGAAGACGCCCGACGCCGCGGGACGCTTGGAGAATCTGAAGGAGCTCGTCCGCGCGATGGAGGAGTTTCCGGACTTGAGCGCCTTTCTCGAGCATGTCTCGCTCGTCATGGAGGTGGACGAAGCGGCGGGTTCGGAACGCGTCTCGATCATGACGCTGCATGGCGCCAAAGGGCTCGAGTTCGAGACGGTTTTTCTGCCCGGCTGGGAGGAGGGGCTTTTCCCGCATCAACGCTCGCTCGACGACAATGGCCGCGCGGGGCTCGAGGAAGAGCGCCGCCTCGCTTATGTCGGTCTCACGCGAGCGAAACGTCGCGCCAAGATTTTCTTCGCGACGAACCGGCGCATTCATGGGCTCTGGCAGGCGACGATGCCGTCGCGCTTCATCGACGAGCTGCCGGCGGCGAATGTCGAGGTCGTCGAGTCGGCCTCCGCCTCGCAATATGGCGCCTATGGCGTCTCGCGCTTCGCCGGACTCGATCGCTATTCGTCGGGCTATGACACGCCCGGCTGGCGACGCGCGAAGGAAGCGAAGTCACAGCCGCAGGGCAAGCGCGCCGCGCCGCCGATCATCGAAGGCCGCGTGCTCTCGAAGTCGACTGCGAGCGCGCCTTTCGAGAAGGGCGCGCGCGTGATGCATCTGAAGTTCGGCCCCGGCACGGTGCAGGAGGTCGATGGCGACAAGCTCTCGGTCGCCTTTGATCACGCGGGAACGAAGATGGTGAAGGCGGCCTTTTTGGAGCGGGGGTGA